Proteins from a single region of Juglans microcarpa x Juglans regia isolate MS1-56 chromosome 5S, Jm3101_v1.0, whole genome shotgun sequence:
- the LOC121267678 gene encoding 9-cis-epoxycarotenoid dioxygenase NCED2, chloroplastic-like, with product MTAASTPLNSSSWAKAQMPRPTYLGFPSWSIYLKKPNNSRASIVNSVNSALHSYSVLHFPKQSSRQPLISKPDSSVQLNTNQFPPQWNLLQRAAAMALNMAEGVLLSLERQHPLPKTSDPRVQIAGNFAPVPEQPAMHSLPITGTIPDCINGVYLRNGANPLFEPVAGHHFFDGDGMVHAVTIHGHSASYACRFTETQRFVQEQELGRPVFPKAIGELHGHSGIARLLLFYARGLFGLLDNNHGTGVANAGLVYFNDRLLAMSEDDLPYQVRVTTSGDLETVGRYNFDNQLKSTMIAHPKVDPVSKELFALSYDVVQKPYLKYFKFSPDGKKSPDVEIQVPVPTMMHDFAITENFVVIPDQQVVFRLNEMIRGGSPVIYDKNKKSRFGILSKNARNASDIVWVESPDTFCFHLWNAWEEQESEEVVVIGSCMTPPDSIFNECDESLKSVLSEIRFNLKTGESARRSIISASEQVNLEAGMVNRNKLGRKTRYGYLAIAEPWPKVSGFAKVDLSTGEVKKYIYGDKRYGGEPFFLPRDSHSEKEDEGYILTFVHDETTWKSELQIVNAMNLQIEASVKLPSRVPYGFHGTFIDSKDLTNQA from the coding sequence ATGACTGCTGCTTCAACTCCACTCAACTCTAGTAGTTGGGCAAAAGCCCAGATGCCTCGCCCCACTTATTTGGGCTTTCCATCGTGGTCTATCTACCTAAAGAAGCCCAACAATAGTAGAGCAAGCATTGTTAATAGCGTAAACAGTGCTTTGCATTCTTACTCGGTGCTTCATTTCCCAAAACAGAGCTCCCGGCAACCATTAATTTCGAAACCTGACAGCTCTGTTCAACTCAACACCAATCAATTTCCTCCACAGTGGAATTTGCTACAAAGAGCTGCTGCCATGGCCTTGAACATGGCCGAAGGCGTGTTGCTTTCCCTCGAGCGCCAACACCCACTTCCCAAAACCTCGGACCCGAGAGTTCAGATTGCTGGAAATTTCGCTCCCGTACCCGAACAACCTGCTATGCACTCACTTCCGATCACCGGCACAATCCCCGACTGCATCAACGGCGTTTACCTCCGAAACGGAGCCAACCCTCTATTTGAACCTGTCGCTGGCCACCACTTCTTCGACGGCGATGGCATGGTTCACGCCGTCACCATTCATGGCCACTCCGCCAGCTACGCGTGCCGGTTCACCGAGACACAAAGATTCGTCCAAGAGCAAGAACTCGGCCGTCCGGTCTTCCCAAAGGCCATAGGTGAGCTCCACGGACACTCTGGTATCGCACGCCTTCTTTTATTCTACGCTCGAGGGCTTTTCGGACTTTTGGACAATAACCATGGCACCGGAGTCGCCAACGCCGGGTTAGTGTACTTCAACGACAGACTGCTCGCCATGTCGGAGGACGACTTGCCATATCAGGTAAGAGTCACTACCTCCGGGGACCTTGAAACCGTAGGCCGATACAATTTCGATAACCAGCTCAAGTCCACCATGATTGCTCACCCAAAGGTCGACCCAGTTTCCAAAGAGCTCTTTGCTCTCAGCTACGACGTTGTCCAGAAACCGTACCTCAAGTACTTCAAATTTTCTCCTGATGGAAAGAAGTCCCCGGACGTTGAAATTCAAGTGCCGGTACCTACCATGATGCATGACTTTGCAATCACCGAGAACTTTGTGGTGATTCCAGATCAACAGGTGGTGTTCAGGCTGAACGAAATGATTAGAGGTGGCTCTCCCGTGATTTACGACAAGAACAAGAAGTCACGGTTCGGAATTCTCTCAAAAAATGCCCGTAATGCTTCAGATATTGTCTGGGTCGAGTCCCCAGACACGTTTTGCTTTCACTTGTGGAATGCCTGGGAGGAACAGGAGTCTGAAGAGGTCGTGGTGATCGGCTCATGCATGACACCGCCGGACTCTATTTTTAATGAATGCGATGAGAGCTTGAAAAGTGTGCTCTCTGAAATCAGGTTCAATTTGAAGACTGGAGAGTCGGCGCGGAGATCGATAATTTCGGCCTCCGAGCAGGTGAACCTAGAGGCCGGGATGGTGAACCGGAACAAGCTTGGGAGGAAAACAAGGTATGGTTACCTCGCCATTGCTGAACCGTGGCCAAAAGTGTCCGGGTTCGCCAAGGTCGATCTTTCAACTGGGGAGGTAAAGAAGTATATATACGGCGATAAAAGGTACGGCGGAGAGCCATTTTTCTTGCCAAGAGACTCCCATTCAGAAAAGGAAGATGAAGGGTATATTCTTACTTTCGTCCACGACGAGACGACATGGAAATCCGAGCTTCAGATTGTGAACGCCATGAATTTACAGATAGAAGCTTCAGTAAAGCTACCTTCGAGGGTGCCGTATGGTTTTCATGGCACGTTTATAGACTCAAAAGACTTGACAAACCAGGCGTAG